GGCCGTTCATATAGCCGGAGACCCTGAATTTCTTGAAGAGCTCTGGACCTTGAGCCGAAAATACAATCTCTTTCTGATAGAAGATGCGGCCCACTGTTTCCCTGTGAATTCCGAAAGAGGGATGATAGGGACCTGGACCGATGCGGCTGTCTACTCGTTCTACGCCAATAAGACAATTACAACAGGTGAAGGCGGAATGGTCGTCACAGGCAGTGAAAAGATAAGAGATCGAGTCAACGTCATGAGACTCCATGGAATCAACAAAGCTGTGTGGGCAAGGTATACAGAAACAGGAGCCCCCTGGGAATATGATGTCATAGCCCCGGGTTTCAAATACAATATGAGCGATATGGCAGCAGCCATCGGAAGAGTACAGCTCAGACGTGCTGTGGAATTTCTTAATAAGAGAAAAGAGGCGGCACAGACTTATCTGAATATCCTGGGTAATTCAGAAGTATCGGAGCTGCTGGACCTTCCCCGCTGGAAAGAAGATCATGCCTGGCATCTTTTTATAATTACCCTGAAACTTGAAAAACTCAACATCAGCCGGAATGATTTTATCCGGATGCTCAATGAAAGGGGAGTAGGAACATCGGTACACTTCAAACCCCTCCATATGATGAGCTACTATAAAAAATACTATTCACTGAAGGAAGAAGACTATCCGCTCTCTTCAGAGTTGTACCGGAGAGTTGTCAGCCTGCCTCTTTTTCCCGATATGAGCAGAGAACAGATTCAGAGAGTCTGTGAAACAGTCATTGATCTGCTTAAGGCCGGAATGAGTTAATGAGTGAAGATAAATTCAGGAACAGGCTTGCCGGACAGGTCCGTTTCCCCGAAGATATCTCCTCAAAAAAAATGGTTTATGCCCTTCAGCTCAGAGCTCAGAAGGCTCCGGGAATACTGAAAGAGATAAACCTTCCCCGCCTTCCTTCGCATATAAATTTTTTTAAAGCCGAAGATATCCCCGGAAAAAACATCCTCCCCTACCCTGATGAAGAGATTCCCCTCCTGGTGGAGGATGAAATTCTTTATAAAGGTCAGGCTGTCGGCTTACTGACCGGCCCGGACCCGGATGAGCTTTTTAAAATAAGACAGCAGATCGAAATTGTCATCAGCCCTACTCCGAAATTCCCGCCCTATCAGATGCGGGATCGCCGGGCATGTCCGGCGGAAAAAAGAATCCAGAAAGGCTCCACTCTCAGGGGCCTTGAAAAAGCTGATTCCATACTGCAAGGCAGTTTTACCCTGACCATACCTGAAGTTCCCGTCTATCCCAGACAGGGAGTCTACTGCAGCAAGGAGGGAGGAACCTATGTTCTCCATCTTCACAGCCAGTGGCCCTCATTGCTCAGGAAGCTCTGTGCTCAGGCAGCCGGCATCAGCAGAAAACAGGTTGAAATGCATTTCAATCCCGCAGGAAGAACATG
This DNA window, taken from Oceanispirochaeta sp. M1, encodes the following:
- a CDS encoding DegT/DnrJ/EryC1/StrS aminotransferase family protein; the encoded protein is MNLSTETIPFARPSLGKEEEDAVLRVMRSGWLTTGAEALAFEKEFETYTGATHALAVNSATAGLHLVLEALGLKPGDKVLVPTYTFTASAEVIRYCGADPVFVDPAEGSMNMDPAECEKIIRALQKEGSAIKGIMAVHIAGDPEFLEELWTLSRKYNLFLIEDAAHCFPVNSERGMIGTWTDAAVYSFYANKTITTGEGGMVVTGSEKIRDRVNVMRLHGINKAVWARYTETGAPWEYDVIAPGFKYNMSDMAAAIGRVQLRRAVEFLNKRKEAAQTYLNILGNSEVSELLDLPRWKEDHAWHLFIITLKLEKLNISRNDFIRMLNERGVGTSVHFKPLHMMSYYKKYYSLKEEDYPLSSELYRRVVSLPLFPDMSREQIQRVCETVIDLLKAGMS